A window of the Sphingomonas piscis genome harbors these coding sequences:
- a CDS encoding DUF3147 family protein codes for MLYFAVKAALSGILIAIISEVAKRYPGFGGLIASLPLVSVLGMVWLWRDNPDASNMAAHAEATFWFVLPSLPMFLLIPAMLRNGYSFWVSLVVGCALTICLYSLTAWAGPRVGVRL; via the coding sequence ATGCTATATTTCGCCGTCAAGGCTGCGCTTTCTGGCATTCTTATTGCCATCATCTCGGAAGTGGCAAAGCGCTACCCCGGCTTCGGCGGGTTGATCGCGTCGTTACCGCTCGTTTCTGTTCTTGGCATGGTATGGCTGTGGCGCGACAATCCAGACGCCTCAAACATGGCCGCCCACGCTGAAGCAACATTTTGGTTCGTCCTGCCGTCATTGCCCATGTTTCTGTTGATTCCAGCCATGCTTCGCAATGGTTACAGCTTTTGGGTTTCGCTCGTTGTGGGATGCGCACTCACCATCTGTCTCTACAGCCTTACGGCATGGGCTGGCCCGCGCGTGGGAGTCCGACTTTAA
- a CDS encoding MarR family winged helix-turn-helix transcriptional regulator: MKHDLDKLSSDQPPFAPVQEVREKLHSVLSVLETLTPAPKYSGDPKDRPTEQHIGAILKARRNRDRHFPAHLFADPAWDMLLELYSAHLGQRRLSVSSLCGGSGVPPTTALRWITTLEKSQLIVRRNDPYDGRRVFVELSFTGVEAMDAYFQANSIASI; the protein is encoded by the coding sequence ATGAAGCATGACCTTGATAAGTTGAGTTCAGACCAGCCCCCGTTCGCTCCGGTTCAGGAGGTCCGGGAGAAGCTCCACTCCGTATTGTCGGTTCTAGAGACTTTGACACCGGCACCTAAATACAGCGGAGATCCCAAGGATCGTCCCACTGAGCAGCACATTGGCGCGATCCTTAAAGCACGCAGGAACCGCGATCGCCACTTTCCCGCGCACCTGTTTGCGGATCCGGCATGGGACATGCTGCTGGAACTTTACTCTGCGCACCTCGGCCAGCGTCGATTGTCGGTAAGCAGTCTATGCGGTGGCTCTGGCGTTCCACCGACGACGGCTCTGCGGTGGATCACAACGCTGGAGAAGAGTCAGCTCATCGTTCGGCGAAATGACCCCTATGACGGTCGGCGGGTTTTCGTTGAGCTTTCATTCACGGGCGTGGAGGCGATGGACGCGTACTTCCAGGCAAACTCGATCGCCTCAATTTAA
- a CDS encoding NAD(P)(+) transhydrogenase (Re/Si-specific) subunit beta, giving the protein MSPALPEAAHAQPSWVLLAYLIAGVCFILALRGLSSPESSRRGNNFGMAGMAIAVATTLAIHDIASLPEIVGAILIGGGIGLVMARKIQMTAMPQLVAAFHSLVGLAAVLVGAAAFLNPEAFGIAVRITPIATPSFVSIFPVSRIEMGLGVAIGAITFSGSVIAFLKLNGNMSGSPILLPLRHVINLGTLVAILALIAYFTQDQSAWVFWTIMALSFAIGFLLIIPIGGADMPVVVSMLNSYSGWAAAAMGFTLHNSAMIITGALVGASGAILSYIMCRAMNRSFISVIAGGFGAEASSGGAAAAIDRPYKRGSAEDAAFLMKQADKVIIVPGYGMAVAQAQHALREMADLLKKEGVEVKYAIHPVAGRMPGHMNVLLAEANVPYDEVFELEDINSEFAQADVAFVIGANDVTNPAAKTDKSSPIYGMPVLDVEKARTVLFIKRSMGGAGYAGVDNELFYRDNTMMLLADAKKMVEEIVKSLG; this is encoded by the coding sequence GTGAGCCCCGCCTTGCCCGAAGCCGCGCACGCGCAGCCCTCCTGGGTCCTGCTCGCCTATCTCATCGCAGGCGTCTGCTTCATCCTCGCCCTGCGCGGGCTCTCCAGTCCGGAAAGCAGCCGGCGGGGCAACAATTTCGGCATGGCCGGAATGGCGATTGCGGTCGCGACCACGTTGGCAATCCATGACATTGCCTCGCTGCCGGAGATCGTCGGCGCCATTCTTATCGGAGGCGGCATCGGCCTCGTCATGGCGCGCAAGATCCAGATGACGGCCATGCCGCAGCTGGTCGCCGCCTTCCACAGCCTCGTCGGCCTCGCCGCCGTCCTCGTCGGCGCCGCCGCCTTCCTCAACCCCGAGGCATTCGGCATTGCGGTGCGCATCACCCCCATCGCCACCCCCAGCTTCGTCAGCATCTTTCCGGTCAGCCGCATCGAGATGGGCCTTGGCGTCGCGATCGGCGCCATCACCTTTTCCGGCTCCGTCATCGCCTTCCTGAAGCTCAACGGCAACATGTCGGGCTCGCCGATCCTGTTGCCGCTCAGGCACGTCATCAACCTCGGCACGCTCGTCGCCATCCTCGCGCTGATCGCCTACTTCACGCAGGACCAGAGCGCCTGGGTGTTCTGGACCATCATGGCGCTGAGCTTCGCCATCGGTTTCCTGCTGATCATCCCGATCGGCGGTGCCGACATGCCGGTCGTGGTCAGCATGCTGAACAGCTATTCGGGCTGGGCCGCGGCGGCGATGGGCTTCACGCTTCACAATAGCGCCATGATCATCACCGGCGCGCTGGTCGGCGCCTCGGGTGCGATCCTGTCCTACATCATGTGCCGGGCGATGAACCGCAGCTTCATCTCCGTCATCGCCGGCGGCTTCGGTGCCGAGGCAAGCAGCGGCGGCGCGGCGGCGGCTATCGATCGCCCCTACAAACGCGGCTCGGCCGAGGACGCCGCCTTCCTGATGAAGCAGGCCGACAAGGTCATCATCGTCCCTGGCTACGGCATGGCCGTCGCCCAGGCGCAGCACGCGCTCCGGGAGATGGCGGACCTGCTGAAGAAGGAAGGGGTGGAGGTCAAATATGCCATCCACCCGGTCGCCGGCCGCATGCCCGGTCACATGAACGTGCTGCTCGCCGAGGCCAACGTGCCCTATGACGAGGTGTTCGAGCTGGAGGACATCAACAGCGAGTTCGCGCAGGCCGACGTGGCCTTCGTGATCGGCGCCAACGACGTCACCAATCCCGCGGCCAAGACCGACAAGAGCTCGCCCATCTACGGCATGCCGGTCCTTGACGTTGAAAAGGCCCGCACCGTGCTGTTCATCAAGCGCTCGATGGGCGGCGCCGGCTACGCAGGTGTGGATAACGAGCTATTCTACCGCGACAACACGATGATGCTTCTTGCGGACGCCAAGAAAATGGTCGAGGAAATCGTCAAGAGCTTGGGATAG
- a CDS encoding NAD(P) transhydrogenase subunit alpha yields MDFISILSIFVLACFVGYFVVWSVTPALHTPLMAVTNAISSVIIVGALIAAAAAGSASSKWLGLLAVALASVNIFGGFAVTQRMLAMYKKKEGRK; encoded by the coding sequence ATGGATTTCATCTCGATCCTGTCGATCTTCGTTCTGGCCTGCTTCGTCGGCTATTTCGTGGTCTGGTCGGTGACCCCGGCGCTGCACACGCCCTTGATGGCGGTGACCAACGCCATCTCCTCGGTGATCATCGTCGGTGCGCTGATCGCGGCGGCGGCGGCGGGAAGCGCCAGTTCGAAGTGGCTGGGGCTGCTGGCAGTGGCCTTGGCAAGCGTCAACATCTTCGGCGGCTTCGCGGTGACGCAGCGCATGCTCGCAATGTATAAGAAGAAGGAGGGGCGGAAGTGA
- a CDS encoding EAL domain-containing protein produces the protein MPWRKKDKVRQSPVRLLAWAALFGFLIGVVGIGQIVDDQLRIGRNKLHSHPASGDIVFVRIDDSSLAQVGRWPWKRSVHGQLVDKLTAAGANRILFDVTFDAESDVAEDQALASAVRRSGKVFLPVRGLWDAIGKKGELTGPTPLLMVGTGLHFIGVEYNYQNAVWHLPTNVPFKGQNIPSLASRLARVPSAETGADFPIDYSIDPKSVPTLAAVDVLNGRLPQGALRGKDVVIGADASSLGDRFFIPGMGQMAGAYIQILGGETLKSGTPISVGWLGCFAACFLICATAVLTRSRKQQIIILGSATVAVIFVPAALEARLIFVDIAPSLFLLATIWGTLTWRHFKSDGLKNHVSDLPNLNAIRSSAVSREQALVVARFLNYADVVSTLPASSERNLVEQIVSRLTVGSGNKIIYHGDGGIFAWFEPAQLSFGDHIDALYSMFRNPVRVGDVQIDLQVCFGIELGSDRSVPNRLASALAAAEDASHHGHRWKVHDPENMQDAKWRLSILSKLDQAIDNGEVWVAYQPKLDLRTRHIIGAEALARWNHPEKGPIAATEFIPAAEQNNRIGKLTDFVLDQAVAAAARVNGAGRPFHMAVNLSARLLDDKDLKSRLSAILLKHLLDPELLTLELTETSAIGSRDSLKVLSELRDIGVNISIDDYGTGMSTLDYLKKIPASEIKIDQSFIRGITESRSDKVMVQSTIALAHSLNRTVVAEGVETQEVLDALVQMKCDVAQGFIIGRPMSFDSLRRRLIIDQRRSVA, from the coding sequence TTGCCCTGGCGAAAGAAGGACAAGGTTCGGCAATCCCCGGTCAGGCTGCTCGCCTGGGCGGCACTGTTCGGCTTTCTGATCGGTGTCGTCGGCATCGGCCAGATCGTGGACGACCAGCTTAGGATCGGCCGCAACAAGCTCCACAGCCATCCCGCATCGGGCGACATCGTCTTCGTCCGCATCGACGACAGCTCGCTTGCTCAGGTCGGCCGCTGGCCGTGGAAGCGGAGTGTTCACGGGCAGTTGGTGGACAAGCTGACCGCGGCTGGCGCCAATCGCATTCTGTTCGATGTTACTTTCGACGCGGAAAGCGACGTTGCCGAAGATCAAGCGCTCGCGTCCGCAGTTCGGCGATCCGGCAAAGTCTTCCTGCCAGTTCGCGGACTGTGGGATGCCATTGGCAAGAAGGGAGAACTGACCGGGCCGACCCCTCTGCTCATGGTAGGAACGGGGCTTCACTTCATTGGCGTTGAATATAATTATCAGAACGCCGTCTGGCATTTGCCGACAAATGTCCCGTTCAAGGGGCAAAATATCCCGTCCCTTGCCTCACGACTTGCGCGCGTGCCGTCAGCAGAAACCGGTGCTGACTTCCCGATCGACTACTCGATCGACCCGAAGAGTGTCCCAACCCTTGCTGCCGTCGATGTGCTGAACGGCCGCCTGCCCCAGGGTGCGCTACGCGGAAAGGACGTGGTAATTGGTGCCGATGCGTCTTCGTTGGGAGATCGCTTCTTCATCCCCGGCATGGGGCAGATGGCCGGAGCCTATATCCAGATCCTGGGTGGGGAAACGCTGAAGTCAGGAACGCCCATCTCAGTCGGATGGCTCGGGTGCTTTGCTGCCTGCTTCTTGATTTGTGCGACCGCAGTACTCACTCGTTCGCGGAAACAGCAAATCATCATTCTCGGCAGCGCGACAGTGGCCGTAATTTTCGTTCCCGCGGCTCTGGAAGCGAGGCTCATCTTCGTCGATATCGCTCCAAGCCTCTTCTTGCTTGCGACAATCTGGGGCACGCTGACATGGCGTCACTTCAAGAGTGACGGTCTTAAGAATCACGTGTCGGACCTCCCAAACCTGAACGCAATCCGTTCATCAGCCGTTTCGCGCGAGCAAGCACTGGTCGTCGCCCGATTCCTCAACTACGCGGACGTCGTCTCGACCTTACCTGCAAGCTCTGAACGCAACCTGGTCGAACAGATCGTATCGCGATTGACGGTCGGGTCGGGAAACAAAATCATCTACCATGGCGACGGCGGCATCTTCGCCTGGTTCGAGCCCGCACAATTGTCGTTCGGCGACCATATCGACGCGTTATATTCGATGTTTCGGAATCCCGTGCGCGTGGGCGACGTCCAGATCGACCTTCAAGTCTGTTTCGGGATCGAGCTTGGCAGCGACCGTTCGGTTCCGAATCGCCTCGCCAGCGCGCTCGCGGCAGCGGAGGACGCGTCGCATCACGGTCACCGCTGGAAGGTTCACGATCCGGAAAATATGCAGGATGCAAAATGGCGCCTGTCGATCCTAAGCAAGCTCGATCAAGCCATCGATAATGGCGAAGTCTGGGTGGCCTATCAGCCCAAGCTGGACCTCCGGACGCGCCACATCATCGGCGCGGAGGCGCTGGCACGATGGAACCATCCGGAAAAAGGCCCGATCGCAGCTACCGAGTTCATCCCGGCGGCTGAACAGAACAATCGCATCGGCAAGCTGACGGATTTCGTCTTGGATCAGGCGGTTGCGGCCGCGGCTCGGGTGAATGGAGCGGGGCGTCCCTTTCATATGGCGGTGAACCTGTCCGCCCGCCTGTTGGACGACAAGGACCTGAAGTCCCGCCTTTCCGCGATCCTGCTTAAACATCTGCTCGATCCCGAGCTGCTTACTCTAGAACTCACCGAAACATCGGCCATCGGTAGCCGCGACTCGCTTAAGGTCCTGAGCGAACTTCGAGACATCGGCGTCAACATTTCAATCGACGACTATGGCACCGGCATGTCCACGCTCGACTATCTGAAGAAGATTCCCGCAAGCGAAATCAAGATCGATCAGAGCTTCATTCGTGGAATAACGGAGAGCCGAAGCGACAAGGTGATGGTTCAGTCCACCATCGCGCTTGCCCATTCGCTCAATCGAACCGTCGTGGCGGAAGGGGTTGAGACCCAGGAAGTGCTCGACGCTCTCGTCCAGATGAAATGCGATGTCGCTCAAGGCTTTATCATCGGCAGGCCAATGAGCTTCGATAGTTTAAGACGCCGCCTAATCATCGATCAAAGGCGATCGGTTGCGTAG
- the apaG gene encoding Co2+/Mg2+ efflux protein ApaG, giving the protein MSFADPLAMLFPNVAVTNGITVRVAVAYLSEQSSPAAARWFWSYHVRVENGSEKAVQLLSRTWKISDGRGNLHEVHGEGVVGEMPLIPPGGSYDYVSGCPLDTPTGSMVGAYHMVDEDGGTFDIAIPRFSLLSPLN; this is encoded by the coding sequence ATGAGCTTCGCCGATCCGCTTGCCATGTTGTTTCCCAACGTCGCTGTCACCAATGGCATCACGGTGCGTGTCGCCGTGGCGTATCTTTCGGAACAGTCGAGCCCGGCCGCCGCGCGGTGGTTCTGGTCCTACCACGTAAGGGTGGAGAATGGATCGGAGAAGGCGGTGCAGCTTTTGTCGCGCACCTGGAAGATCAGCGACGGGCGCGGCAACCTGCACGAGGTGCACGGGGAAGGGGTCGTCGGTGAGATGCCGCTGATCCCGCCGGGTGGCAGCTACGACTATGTGTCCGGCTGCCCGCTCGATACGCCGACCGGGTCAATGGTCGGCGCTTACCATATGGTCGACGAGGATGGCGGCACGTTCGACATCGCCATCCCTCGCTTCAGCCTGCTTTCACCGCTGAACTAA
- a CDS encoding PilZ domain-containing protein, producing the protein MSRVGALMQSAQRSRIISRLKRVGGNVSLLEASGGSVGDSRRHPRASVALAAVMHQGATQSSVTIANISPAGAMIKTAHELSSGCKVHLVRGDCFRKPPSFGRQPAPAAFSLPKT; encoded by the coding sequence ATGAGTCGGGTCGGCGCATTGATGCAGAGCGCACAAAGGTCACGAATCATCTCTCGTCTGAAACGTGTCGGTGGCAACGTGTCCTTGCTGGAGGCGTCTGGCGGGTCAGTTGGGGATAGTCGCCGCCACCCGAGAGCTAGCGTCGCACTCGCGGCGGTGATGCATCAAGGCGCGACTCAGTCGTCGGTGACTATCGCGAACATCTCGCCGGCCGGTGCGATGATCAAGACGGCTCATGAGCTGAGTTCCGGCTGTAAGGTTCACCTCGTTCGGGGGGACTGTTTTCGGAAGCCACCGTCATTTGGTCGTCAGCCGGCTCCTGCGGCCTTCAGTTTGCCGAAGACATAG
- the recO gene encoding DNA repair protein RecO has translation MLIETDAIVCGLRAHGEHGAVVRLMTPRDGLQAAYVRGARGRRMRPVLLAGNVVQARLRARTEGQLAQAEVELVHSRALLMSEPLPAAAIEWATVLAATALPEAQPYPRLHAALDGLLSAIEAAPSASGWGAALVRYELLLLAELGFGLDLDSCALSGSQEDLVAVSPRSGRAVNRAEAQPYGDRLLPLPGFVRAGGVGSWRDILDGLRLSGHFLTRDLLTDRAAPILEARSRLVDRIGRASGLGDNPVAERGGGA, from the coding sequence GTGCTGATCGAGACCGACGCCATCGTCTGCGGCCTTCGGGCTCACGGCGAGCATGGCGCAGTGGTGCGGCTGATGACCCCGCGCGATGGCCTGCAGGCGGCCTATGTGCGTGGTGCAAGGGGGCGGCGGATGCGACCCGTGCTGCTGGCGGGCAACGTGGTTCAGGCCCGCCTTCGGGCACGCACGGAGGGACAACTCGCCCAGGCGGAGGTGGAACTGGTTCACAGCCGGGCGCTGTTGATGAGCGAGCCGCTGCCTGCCGCCGCGATCGAGTGGGCAACGGTTCTGGCCGCCACGGCTCTCCCCGAAGCGCAGCCCTACCCGCGGCTCCATGCCGCACTGGACGGGCTGCTGAGCGCGATCGAGGCTGCCCCGTCGGCAAGCGGGTGGGGCGCAGCCCTGGTCCGATATGAGCTGTTGCTGCTGGCCGAGCTTGGCTTCGGTCTGGACCTCGACAGCTGCGCGCTAAGCGGATCGCAGGAGGACCTGGTCGCGGTCAGTCCGCGGTCCGGCCGCGCCGTGAACCGAGCGGAGGCACAGCCCTATGGCGACCGGCTGCTGCCTCTTCCGGGCTTCGTCCGGGCAGGGGGAGTCGGAAGCTGGCGAGACATATTGGACGGCCTTCGGCTCAGCGGGCACTTCCTGACCCGCGACCTGCTGACCGACCGGGCCGCGCCGATCCTTGAGGCGAGGAGCCGGCTGGTGGACCGCATCGGGCGCGCGTCCGGCTTAGGCGACAATCCCGTTGCCGAGCGGGGCGGGGGTGCCTAG
- a CDS encoding DnaJ domain-containing protein, with amino-acid sequence MKEKDFYSVLQVSSSAEQAAIQRAYRALMRRYHPDAGWEQDAARTKQINAAYDVLSDPEKRRLYDAQRLKQEKGKEKKRPPSRPKRPTVAPEPFEAEPFEQRRGISERALFLWSLAFILTLVALLLTGP; translated from the coding sequence GTGAAAGAGAAGGACTTCTACTCCGTTCTCCAGGTTTCGAGCAGCGCAGAACAGGCGGCCATCCAGAGGGCGTATCGCGCCTTGATGCGCCGCTATCACCCGGATGCGGGGTGGGAACAGGACGCCGCTCGAACCAAACAGATCAACGCGGCTTATGATGTTCTGAGCGACCCCGAGAAGCGTCGCCTGTATGATGCGCAGCGGCTCAAACAGGAAAAGGGGAAAGAAAAGAAGAGACCGCCTTCTCGACCGAAGCGACCCACTGTTGCGCCCGAACCTTTCGAGGCTGAACCCTTTGAGCAAAGGCGCGGTATTTCGGAAAGAGCATTGTTCTTGTGGTCGCTGGCGTTCATCTTAACTCTTGTCGCCTTGCTCCTCACGGGCCCCTGA
- a CDS encoding YdeI/OmpD-associated family protein — protein sequence MSDGRTLPGGVVHELPDDLRAVLIVDEAASATWNDITPLARNEWICWVISAKKAETRDKRVRWGCESLGEGRRRPCCWPGCPHR from the coding sequence ATGAGCGATGGGCGAACATTGCCTGGCGGCGTGGTTCACGAACTTCCTGACGACTTGCGAGCCGTCCTGATAGTGGACGAAGCTGCTTCTGCTACCTGGAATGACATCACACCCCTTGCCCGCAACGAGTGGATTTGCTGGGTGATCTCAGCGAAGAAAGCCGAGACGCGGGACAAGCGCGTCCGATGGGGTTGCGAGAGTCTTGGCGAGGGAAGGCGCCGACCTTGCTGCTGGCCTGGATGCCCGCATCGCTAA
- a CDS encoding DUF6869 domain-containing protein, whose translation MTGARYSDELERALARPDADKMIQQLDAYAEYFASGQGDWPDEFADDFGEIITCHFDDPEKAFAYVIIGASRTDEPVFLGQLGCGPLEDVLEDPSPELLERIVAEARKSARFRWLLSHPFKVAIAERAWAAIEQFRITGPHEEPSEETLPPK comes from the coding sequence ATGACAGGCGCTCGCTACTCGGACGAACTCGAACGGGCTTTAGCTCGGCCGGATGCAGACAAGATGATCCAGCAGCTGGACGCCTATGCTGAATATTTCGCGTCCGGCCAAGGTGATTGGCCCGATGAGTTTGCGGACGATTTCGGCGAGATAATCACCTGTCATTTCGATGATCCCGAGAAGGCTTTCGCCTACGTGATAATCGGAGCCTCTCGAACAGATGAACCCGTGTTCCTCGGTCAGCTTGGCTGCGGTCCGCTCGAAGATGTCCTTGAAGACCCGTCGCCCGAGCTGCTTGAACGCATCGTAGCAGAGGCTCGAAAGTCAGCTCGATTCCGTTGGCTACTGAGCCACCCCTTCAAGGTCGCCATTGCTGAAAGAGCTTGGGCGGCGATAGAACAGTTTCGCATCACCGGTCCTCATGAAGAGCCATCGGAAGAGACCCTGCCACCAAAGTAG
- a CDS encoding GntR family transcriptional regulator, whose protein sequence is MRQLLSDKQMEAKSRPTVIALCVLTLRLMENWRSVIREVDLDPSDSDTTMIVMAVVAIGAEKFIRGELEPELHNLKAVMPAGRLNAPNVSSIAAATGINRETVRRKVSHLIKAGLLEREEGGGLRVPASFAVREELRSVIRAQVDALERTVNQLRVIGGLRGA, encoded by the coding sequence ATGAGGCAGCTTCTGTCGGATAAGCAGATGGAAGCGAAGAGCCGTCCAACGGTCATCGCGCTCTGCGTTCTTACGCTTCGCCTCATGGAAAATTGGCGGTCGGTCATTCGGGAAGTTGACCTAGATCCGAGTGACTCTGACACAACGATGATTGTCATGGCTGTGGTGGCAATTGGCGCTGAGAAGTTCATCAGGGGCGAGCTGGAACCGGAGTTGCACAATCTTAAAGCGGTCATGCCGGCGGGACGGCTGAACGCGCCCAATGTTAGCTCGATAGCCGCCGCGACGGGCATCAATCGAGAAACAGTCCGGAGAAAGGTGTCGCACCTCATCAAGGCAGGGCTGCTGGAGCGGGAAGAGGGCGGCGGTCTTCGCGTGCCAGCCTCATTCGCAGTGCGGGAAGAGCTGCGAAGTGTGATCCGCGCCCAAGTGGACGCTTTGGAGAGAACCGTAAATCAACTTCGAGTGATAGGTGGCCTGAGGGGAGCCTAA
- a CDS encoding putative glycolipid-binding domain-containing protein has translation MVTTAFWKALYTPGHDAACLVEADHGWVLEGCAVYLAEGLPTALNYRLKLTANWETKSGLVRGYTGGQPIEHQIRRDADGWLLNGVRQDGLHGVKDLDFGFTPATNFAQLRRINLAVGDECKFAVAWMDVDSATLQPLPQIYKRLSNRSYDYNSPQGPYRATLELQPNGFVSLYPNLWQAEPS, from the coding sequence ATGGTGACCACAGCCTTTTGGAAGGCCTTGTACACACCCGGCCATGATGCCGCCTGTTTGGTTGAGGCTGATCATGGGTGGGTGCTTGAAGGGTGTGCGGTCTACCTCGCAGAAGGTCTGCCCACGGCTTTGAACTACCGTTTGAAGCTAACTGCAAACTGGGAGACCAAAAGCGGCTTGGTAAGAGGATATACTGGCGGCCAGCCAATTGAGCATCAAATCCGCCGAGATGCCGACGGCTGGCTGCTGAACGGGGTGCGACAGGACGGACTGCATGGCGTGAAGGACCTGGATTTCGGCTTCACTCCGGCAACGAACTTCGCTCAGCTCCGCCGCATAAACCTCGCCGTCGGAGACGAATGCAAGTTTGCCGTCGCCTGGATGGACGTAGACAGTGCCACCCTTCAGCCGCTGCCCCAAATCTACAAGCGGCTGTCGAACCGGAGCTATGATTACAATTCGCCCCAAGGCCCATATCGAGCTACGCTTGAGCTTCAGCCAAATGGCTTTGTCAGCTTGTATCCCAACTTGTGGCAAGCAGAGCCCAGCTAA
- a CDS encoding PilZ domain-containing protein produces MMSIAPSDVPLRQRQPDRRAGTRQKLVLRIGLLELDGRSIFCLVKNISSAGVQIKPYGRVELQIPVALRVGDEDPIDGKIVWMRDGLAGIEFDQKLNPQTLLRIGQKMVAHKRRSAPRVATGLQANVRTAGSRHSVTVCDLSMLGARLRSTKPIAFGEHTILELAGLPQFRAFLRWSDGNDYGVSFETAMPMQIIADLIAGDQQIN; encoded by the coding sequence ATGATGTCGATCGCACCAAGTGATGTGCCTCTTCGGCAACGTCAGCCAGACCGCCGAGCAGGAACTCGGCAGAAGCTTGTCCTGCGCATCGGACTTCTTGAGCTAGACGGCCGATCCATATTTTGCCTGGTAAAAAACATTTCGTCTGCAGGTGTTCAGATCAAACCGTACGGGCGAGTCGAGTTGCAGATACCTGTTGCACTGCGCGTAGGTGACGAAGACCCGATCGATGGAAAGATCGTCTGGATGCGTGACGGGCTCGCCGGCATCGAGTTCGACCAGAAACTGAATCCTCAGACGCTGCTACGCATTGGCCAGAAAATGGTCGCTCATAAGCGGAGGTCTGCACCACGAGTTGCAACTGGCTTACAGGCAAATGTCCGAACAGCCGGTTCGAGGCATTCAGTCACCGTCTGTGACCTATCAATGCTGGGCGCACGTCTTCGATCGACAAAGCCAATCGCCTTTGGCGAGCATACGATCCTCGAACTAGCTGGCTTACCCCAGTTTAGAGCATTCCTCCGCTGGTCGGATGGGAACGACTACGGGGTGTCATTTGAGACCGCGATGCCAATGCAAATCATCGCTGACCTGATTGCGGGTGATCAACAGATCAACTGA
- a CDS encoding aspartate/glutamate racemase family protein: MRKLGIIGGASWSSTAMYYDQINRAVAQRLGGLHSARLVIESLDFEADYASFHRSGDWAGADRVIAGAAARLKAAGAEGLLLASNTMHKNVEAVRAAVDLPIVDIREITAERLKADGRSRIALLGTRFTMTEAWARGPYEERGIVIQELNAEWRAEVDRIIYEELAGGRVVRDSQRKLKTLITELQKQKVQAVVLACTELVMAVDVRANVLPVYDTTAIHARAAMEWMLADEEQARAAA, encoded by the coding sequence TTGCGCAAATTGGGCATCATCGGCGGCGCGAGCTGGTCGTCGACCGCCATGTATTATGACCAGATCAACAGGGCCGTCGCACAGCGGCTGGGCGGGCTGCACAGCGCCCGGTTGGTGATCGAAAGCCTCGACTTCGAAGCCGACTATGCGAGCTTTCACCGCAGCGGGGATTGGGCCGGCGCCGACCGGGTGATCGCCGGCGCCGCGGCGCGGCTCAAGGCGGCGGGCGCCGAAGGCCTGCTGCTCGCCTCCAACACGATGCACAAGAATGTCGAGGCGGTGCGCGCCGCTGTCGACCTGCCGATCGTCGACATTCGCGAGATCACTGCTGAGCGGTTGAAGGCGGACGGCCGCAGCCGCATCGCCCTGCTCGGCACCCGTTTCACCATGACCGAAGCCTGGGCGCGCGGCCCCTACGAAGAGCGTGGAATCGTCATCCAGGAGCTGAACGCCGAATGGCGCGCCGAGGTCGACCGGATCATCTACGAGGAGCTCGCCGGCGGCCGCGTGGTCCGCGACAGTCAGCGCAAGCTGAAGACGCTGATCACCGAACTTCAGAAGCAGAAGGTCCAGGCGGTGGTGCTCGCCTGCACCGAGCTGGTCATGGCCGTCGACGTCCGCGCCAACGTCCTCCCCGTCTACGACACCACCGCGATCCACGCCCGTGCGGCAATGGAATGGATGCTCGCCGACGAGGAGCAGGCGAGGGCGGCCGCCTAG
- a CDS encoding TfoX/Sxy family protein, whose protein sequence is MAFDAPLAHRVRRVLSSRHSLTERKMMGALCFMVDGHMACGVTGSALMVRTGPDAYLAALAEPGVKPMEIGGRPTKGFVLVDQNRLKSNQLLKKWVQRGLDFVTTLPSK, encoded by the coding sequence ATGGCGTTTGATGCACCTCTAGCTCACCGAGTTCGCCGGGTCCTGTCTTCGCGGCATTCGCTGACCGAAAGAAAAATGATGGGTGCGCTATGCTTCATGGTCGACGGCCATATGGCCTGTGGGGTCACTGGATCGGCTCTGATGGTCCGCACCGGGCCTGACGCATACCTTGCAGCTCTAGCTGAGCCGGGCGTCAAACCAATGGAGATTGGCGGAAGACCGACCAAAGGGTTCGTTCTGGTAGATCAGAACAGACTGAAGTCCAACCAGTTGCTGAAGAAGTGGGTGCAACGGGGTCTGGACTTTGTCACTACCCTACCTTCAAAATGA